AAAAGTAGCGTTTTTTCTCCACAAGAACCTGATGGAAAAGAGAGGTCAGTCTCAGATTGCTGGGGTCTGGATATTGAATCActaagggcaaatctccaaaatagcacatttctaagtttatgtcacaaaaatagccctcaaaaactaaaatgaccaaaatagcattttattttttgaaaaatttaaattttttttatttttcaaaattcgaaatcttatcccaaaaccccactccccaactttaaaccctaaaacctaaaacctaaactctaaaccctaaaccctaaactctaaaccccaccccttaactctaaaccctaaaccctaaactctaaaccctaaaccctaaatcctaaaccccaccccttaactctaaaccctaaaccccacccctaaactctaaaccctaaactctaaaccctaaaccctaaaccctaaaccctaaatcctaaaccctaaatcctaaaccccaccacttaactctaaaccctaatgtctaaatttatttaccattggggtataagtgtatatttatctcttttgataaaacattaagtgctattttggtcatttttatttttagaggctatatttgtgacaaaaacttttttagtgttaTCCTAGTCATTTTCTCAATCACTAAAGCTAAGGTCTTCTAAACTAAAAGATTGAAACTACTGAACATGTTAAAGGTAATGGAACTGGAATATTAAGCACAGCTAGCATTTGTATGATCTAGCAAATTTCTACCGTAAGTActcaaaagataaaaaaaaaatatgatagggTTTACCTTTCAAGAATTTGATATGGATCAACGACAAGCTCAAGTTTTCCATCAATCCATAAAGAATAGCGAGCATTTGGAAACAGCCTATGGACAAGAAGCTTCGGCACCTACAAAGAGACCAAGGTATCAGCTTATAAGTCCCTTttatgatctctctctctctctctttctctcttatcTTTCGTCCATCAAAACAGGATAAGAGATGTGTATAATTTACCTTTCCATTGCGCCTTCCATCTAAATAAGGGAGATTATGCACAACAACAACTCTCCATATCCCTACTTTCTTGTTGCCGTTAAGGCCTCGCTCTCTCTTCAAAATTGTTTCAGTTCCTTCATCAACAAACATGTAGAAGCAAACTGTTTCCTCCGAatgtttactgatatttttGGGAGCTTTTACATCATCAAACGCATCTGGAAAGGAGAAAGATCCTTCATCAGAAACGCACAAAAACTGGCAACACGAAATAAGATAAGTATCACACGAAGCAGCAGTACCAAATACAGCAGAAGCAACAACAATCCCACGGCACTGCTGCATTTCAAGAAGATCAGCCTCGTCAATGTCAAAACCTGTGTTCCGACCAGGTTGAGGTCCTTTGACAAACCTGATTAGACAGATCATCGTTGATTTACTAAGATGAtgagacaaaataaaaaaagacaaaGCGGAATAAACAAGAGCAGAAAGATAAGTAGCTTACCCACAATGTATGTTCATTGTTTCTTTAAAATCAAAAGAATGATTCCTATGTTTCAAAGTAGGATAACCACCAAAATCTGAGCCTCCAAATTCTGTATCTGTGTTGAGTGGGTCTTCGTGTATATACGTTAAGTTCTTAAGAAGAGGGGAAAAGGACGGAGCATCCGGCATCAAGGCAATCGCCTCTTGTACTGGAAGGTAACATACCGGGCAtgctgaaaacaaaaaaaaaaaaccaaaaagttGCTTATAAAACGTGTCTAGGATcgtaaaatctaagaaaagaaaaaaagaactcaAGACTTACGGCGAGGTCCGCTTCTTTTTCTGTCAGCAGGTGGGGGAGGTAAGGTGAAAGTGTGACAAGGATGTCGTTGAGGAAGCGTATAGCCAAGAAAATGTATAGGAGGGGAGAGTATGACATTTGTGCCTAGAATGTTGacgttttgattttggtttgttGGTAACAAGATGGAATGAGAAGTGCCATTGAAATGAAGACTAGGAGGAACTTGAACTTCCTGGCCATCTTCACCTGATTACAATGATTGTTCATAAACCTTAAATCAAAATCCACCAGAGCTCTAAGAAGCATTACAATTCTAAACTACATTGGTACAAAGCATACTCCACTTGTCTAAGACCAATACAGAAACTAAAATCCACAACTCAAAAAGGAGTAACCTTTGCCGGCGTAAAGGACGCGGAGGAAGACGACGGCGGAGATTAAGAAGAGGAGCAACATGCCCACCTTCTTACGACCAGCGAATTTGCAGATCCAATGTACAAAGCCTTCCCTCTCCTTGTGCATCTTAGATGGTTTGGTACGATTCGTCGTCGTGTGGATAGGCAAAACGACGGCGTACAGACCCGTCTTGTCCAAGGAACCGTAGCTACTGGATCGGACGCCCAATCCAGTCATCTCTTCTTCCCCCTCCTTAGCTCATTCTCTCAAATCTTCCCAAACACGAAAGCACTCAAAAACTCTGTTTCAGATCAAAGAGTATTGATAAAAGCTCAGCTTTACTCTACAATTGCAATCTCATCTACACAAAAATCCAGCTCAGACAGATTCGAATCCAACTGTGCCACACGGATCAATGAGAGGAATATATCAAAAATCGGCAAGGGTTTGTCATTGGTGGATGGGGGTTTTGATTCCTTATATGTTTTTCAAATGGGCAAATCCAAATCTCAGGCAGCTTTCTAAGtctatatcacaaaaatagcactcaaaaactaaaatgaccaaaatagcacttttttaagtttatcctttgaaaattttaattttttaattttttaaaatttgaaatcttatccccaaaatctcatttctcgactctaaaccctaaaccctaaactctaaaccctaaactctaaaccctaaaccataaaccctaaactctaaaccctaaaccctaaactctaaaccctaaaccctaaaccctaaatcataaactccaccctttaactctaaaccctaagtttgtgacttttgataaaatattaagtgctatttttgtgacttttgaccttaagtgctagtttggaaacaaaaacttgatttagtgctatttttgtcttctttcttttctaatTCAGGATGGGAATCTCCgaccaaacacacacacacaaacaaaaggAAAATACATTATTCCgcctgaaataaataaataaataaataaaaggcaAATTGATAataaatcttcttcttctatccaATTTTTGTCTGTGTAATAtttgtgtttataatttaatgcACTACGATAATAATCTCTTAAgctttatcttaaaaataaataaaagaaagacaGGATTGTATTCCAATATAAGTGATGTTTAAAAGTTCGTACAAACcgattaaataattattaattttttctatttatttctttttataaaaaaagaatattaacgATAACTTTTTGTCTGTGTAGCtaattatgtttataatttactcCATTTGGTTAATAATCCTTATAactttatcttaaaaatataaaagaaagacAAGATTGTGTTCCAATATAAGTGATGTTTAAAACTTTGTACAAACCGATTAaggaattattaaatttattaaatcataCTACATATTACCAACAGTTATGCACACCAAATAGTATTAACTTTTACATATAAATCTTGAAAATAtcacttattttgaaaaaaaaaatttcttaaaacataACCTAAGGTAAAGCAAAGAGAACATATTTGTATatgtatttaaataaataaactgttAGATTTGGGTAAAAACTAAACCTGcatattgattatttttactacaatatatatgtaagaatttgattaaaaattaagttttactcCCTGTCTTTCtgtgaaatttaaaattatattcactacaagaaaacgaaACTTTAACAGGaaaaaataacgaggaaaaaaagtcctcgtaaatttacatcctatttacgaggaaaaaatAAATCACTGTAATATCGTCGTAAATTAACGACAACAAAGTTTCATCGTAAAACCGACGCAACGTAACGTAATTTTTACGAGTAAACAAGATTTCGTCGTAATGTAGACGTAACTGTAACGAGGATTGTACGACGAAATAATTAACGTCTATTTAGTGTCGAAATTTCGAGTGCGCcaactttttagttttaaacacGTTTTTTGTTTCGGCTAGCTAATTATATTTCCTCGTACATACGTAGTAAATTTGACCTACCAGTTTCGaaaatttcttataaatatggcgtttgtgtttcatttgaaacacaccaaaaattaaaaaaaaaaactcaaaacatgaaagaaaaaaaaatgtcgggTGGTGGGAATATattcgagttgcggaggtggatgtatacgCACAGAGATACTAACGGGAGcgtgacgaaagaatatctcgaaaggctggagacatttatacATCAAGCCGATTCTACACCGATCGCCCatgaaagcggtaagatgttttGTCCTTGTCGAAAATGCAACAATTCAAAATTGGCAACTCGTGAAaatgtatggaagcatttaataaatagaggtttcacgccacaTTACTATatatggtttcaacatggagaatgtTATAATTAtaggaatgaagctagtag
This region of Brassica napus cultivar Da-Ae chromosome C5, Da-Ae, whole genome shotgun sequence genomic DNA includes:
- the LOC106382172 gene encoding probable hexosyltransferase MUCI70, producing MTGLGVRSSSYGSLDKTGLYAVVLPIHTTTNRTKPSKMHKEREGFVHWICKFAGRKKVGMLLLFLISAVVFLRVLYAGKGEDGQEVQVPPSLHFNGTSHSILLPTNQNQNVNILGTNVILSPPIHFLGYTLPQRHPCHTFTLPPPPADRKRSGPRPCPVCYLPVQEAIALMPDAPSFSPLLKNLTYIHEDPLNTDTEFGGSDFGGYPTLKHRNHSFDFKETMNIHCGFVKGPQPGRNTGFDIDEADLLEMQQCRGIVVASAVFDAFDDVKAPKNISKHSEETVCFYMFVDEGTETILKRERGLNGNKKVGIWRVVVVHNLPYLDGRRNGKVPKLLVHRLFPNARYSLWIDGKLELVVDPYQILERFLWRKNATFAISRHYRRFDVFVEAEANKAAGKYDNASIDFQVEFYKKEGLTPYSVAKLPITSDVPEGCVILREHVPISNLFTCLWFNEVDRFTSRDQISFSTVRDKIAAKANWTVSMFLDCERRNFVVQRYHRAEQERIARRKPPVPNLSPPPPPPAPLPATPVLISSDLPRKVPSGRAGGTRPPRRRGRGRRSSPRGNRKANLPVL